The following is a genomic window from Geminicoccus roseus DSM 18922.
TGGCTTCGTCGCCATCGATCGCGATGATCCGGCCCTTGACGACCGAGCCTTCCAGGCGATCGCCGCGACCGAAGCTCTCGTCGAGCATGGCGGCGAAATCGTCGCGGGAGGCCGACGAAGCAGAGGAGAGATCCTGCATGAAAACTCCGGGGGTAACCGGCTGCCGCGCACGACACCGGGCTCGAGGTTGGTCAAGTGATCCTGAGAAGAACGGTCAGCCGCAAAGGGCGCGGGCCTCGTCGACCATGGCCACCGCCGCCCGGAAGGCGGTTTCGGGATCCATGTCGGTGTTGTCGAGAACCCGAGCGTCCGGCGCAACGACCATGGGCGCGACCGCACGACACCCGTCGCGACGATCACGCTCACGCATTTCCTCCAGAACCGAGGGGAAACTAGCGTTTTCCCCCCGCCTTAGCAACTCCGCGTGGCGGCGGAACGCCCGCTCCTCCACGGTGGCGGTCACCCAGAGCTTCACCGTGGCGTCCGGGCAGACCACCGTGCCGATGTCGCGCCCGGCCAGCACCGCGCCGGGCGGGGTGGCGGCGAAGCGGCGCTGCGCCAGCAAGAGCGCGGCGCGCACGTCCGGGTAGGCGGCGACCTTGGAGGCGCCGTTGCCGACCTCCTCGGCGCGCAGGTCGCTGCGCTCGGTGTCGGCGACCCCGACCGTGCCGGCCATCGCCGACGCCCTGGCCGCGTCGCCCAGGTCGGCGCCGGCGTCCAGCAGCTTGCGGGCCAGCGCCCGGTAGAGCAGGCCGGTGTCCAGGTATTGCAGGCCGAAATGGCCGGCCAGCCGCCTGGCCAGGGTGCTCTTGCCGGACGCGGCCGGCCCGTCCACCGCGATCACGAGATGGCTCACGCGCCCACCTCCGTGATCCTGGCGCCCAGGCCGTTCATCAGCGGCACGAAGCCCGGGAAGCTGGTGAGGATCGCCTCCGCCCCCAGCACCTCCACCGGCTGGTCGGCAAGCCCGCCCAGCACCAAGAAGCTCATGGCGATCCGGTGGTCGAGCCTGGCATCGACCGTGACGCCGCCGGCCAGGGCCGAGCCGCCGCTGCCATGGACGATCAGGTCGTCGTTCTCGACCTCGACCGTCGCCCCGCAGGCGGCCAGGCCCTCGGCCATCACCGCCAGCCGGTCGCTTTCCTTGACCCTGAGCTCGGCCAGGCCGCGCATCCGGGTGGTGCCGCGGGCAAGCGACGCCACCACCGAGAGCACCGGGTACTCGTCGATCATCGAGGGAGCCCGGCCCTCCGGCACGTCGACGCCCCGCAGCTCGCCGCCCTCGACCAGCAGGTCGGCCACGACCTCGCCGCCCACGCTGCGCTGGTTCTGCTCGGTGATCACCGCACCCATCTCGCGCAGGGTGATGAACAGGCCGGTGCGAAGCGGGTTCACGCACACGCCCTGCACCAGCACCCGGCTGCCGGGCGTGACCGCGGCCGCTGCCACGGGGAACGCCGCCGAGGACGGGTCGGAGGGGACCAGGAACGAGGAGGGGCGCAGTTCCGGCCGCCCGGTGATCCGCACGGTCAGCGCGCCGTCCGGCCCGGTCTCGCTGGCGACGGCAGCGCCCATATGGGCCAGCATCCGCTCGGTATGGTCGCGGGACGCCAGGGGCTCGGTCACGGTGGTCTCGCCCTTGGCGTGCAGCCCGGCCAGGAGGATCGCCGACTTCACCTGGGCGCTGGCGACCGGGCTCTGGTAGGCGAGCGGCAGCAGGTCGCGGGTGCCGGTGATCGCGGCGGGCAGGCGCTGGCCGGAGCGGCCGGTGAAGGCGGCGCCCATCCTGGCCAGCGGCGCCATCACCCGGGCCATCGGCCGCGAGCGCAGCGAACCGTCGCCGGTCATGATGCTGGTGAAGGGGTGGCCGGCCAGCAGGCCCATCATCAGCCGCGCGCCGGTGCCGGCATTGCCCATGTCCAGGACGTCGGCGGGCTCGGCCAGGCCGCCCACGCCCACGCCGTGCACGCTCCAGGCGCCCTCGCCGGTGCGGGCGATCTCGACCCCCAGCTTCTGCAGGGCATGGGCGGTGGCCAGGACGTCCTCGCCCTCGAGCAGGCCCTCGATCCGGCTCTCGCCGACGGCCAGCGCCGAGAACATCAGGGAGCGGTGGGAGATCGACTTGTCGCCGGGCACGCGCAGCGTACCCTCCAAGGCGCCGGTGCGGGCCGCCCGAAGTTGCATCGCCAGAACATCCGTCCGAGGTTGCCGGCCGCGATGGGCCGGACGTGATTCATCGTGGCGCGGCGGTTGGCGCGCACGAAATGATTTTTGACAGAGGTGGCGGCCCGTGGCAATCGCGGCCAAGTTTTCCCCTCTCACGTCACGTATCCGGAGGCCCCCCGATGGCCAAGCCCGAATGGGGCACGAAGCGCATCTGCCTGAACTGCGGTGCCCGCTTCTATGATTTCAACGCAACCGAGATCGCCTGCCCGTCCTGCGGGACGCCCTACGACGTCGAGACCGCCAGCCGGGCGCGCAAGGCGCGGCCCAGCCGTGCCGCGGCGATCGACGACGACGAGAAGAAGATCGTCAAGAAGCCGGCGGTGGTCGACGACGACGCCGATGTCGCCGACGAGGCGGTCGACGACGATGTCGTGGTCGAGGACGACGTGGAGGAAGAGGCCGACGTCGTGGTCGAGGCCGACGACGACGAGGAAGAGGACGATCCGCTGATCGAGGACGTCGAGGAACTCGGCGACGAGGACGACATGTCCGACGTCATCGAGGGCGGCCGGGACGAGGACGAGGAGACCCGCTGAGCCTCGAAAGAGCCGGAAGCTGCATTTCCCTCTTGCCAGCAGCTTCCGGCTCGCCTATCTCGCCCCTCGTTCGCCGGGCGGGGCCGTAGCTCAGCTGGGAGAGCGCTTGAATGGCATTCAAGAGGTCGACGGTTCGATCCCGTTCGGCTCCACCATTCCCCGCGAACGAGTGCAGTAGATTGGTCGAAGCCGGCAGCCCGACAGGGTGCCGGCAAGTTGCCGGAAAGCCTGGCGACCGTTGGGGCAGGCAGCGGGCACTGGCGATCGGCCAGACCTTCTCCCGCCTGATCTTTCCCCTGATTACCATGTCGTCGATGATGCCGTCCGTCGAAGCCGCCAGGCGCTGGCCGATGTTGGCTGCAAGGGTCGCGTCGCCCGTGCTCGCCCCTGGGCGGCGCCCCGGGAGATGGACATGGCGCAACCCTTCGTGATCGACATTCCCGACCAGCGGCTGGCCGCGATCATGGCCAGGGTCCAAGCCTATGACTGGAGCCAGCTTCCCGATGCGGGCGGCTGGACGGCCGGGGTCGGCATCGCCGACCTGAAGCGGCTGGTCGCCTACTGGTGCGACCACTACGACTGGCGCGCGGCGGAAGCCCGCCTGAACCGGCTTCCGCAGTTCCTGGCCAGGATCGAGGGCGAGCCGATCCATTTCATCCATGTCCGGGGCAACGGCTCCAAGCCGCCGCTTTTGCTGCTGCATGGCTGGCCCGGCTCGTTCATCGAGTTCGAGCAGTTGCTGGCGCCGCTGGCAGCAGACGGGCACGACGTGATCGTGCCGTCCTTGCCGGGCTTCGCGTTTTCCAACCCGATCACGCGCGTGACTGGGCCGCGCCGGGCCGCGGGCCTCCTGCACGGGCTGATGGCCGAGCTGTTCGCAGGACGCCGCTTCATCGTGCAGGGCGGCGACTGGGGCGCCCATATCGCCAGCTGGATGGCCTATCTCGAGCCGGACGCGCTGCTGGGCTTCCACATCAACATGATGACTGTCTATGCCGAGGACGTGGCGCCTACCACGGCCGAGGAGAAGGAGCTGATCGCCCGGCGCGCGGCGATCCTGGACTGGGAGACCGGCTACCGCCTGGAGCAGGAGACCCGACCGCAGACGCTGGGCGTGGCGATGGCCGACAGCCCGGTGGGCGCGGCCGGCTGGATCCTGGAGAAGTTCGGCCAATGGGCGGACCTGCCCAAGCGCGCCGATGGCAGCCCCGACCTGTGGAGCCGGTTCTCGGAAGAGGACCTGCTCACCAACATCATGCTCTATCTGGCGCCGCCGGCGGTGGTCACGTCGACCTGGATCTACCATGGCCGGCGGCTGGAGGGATCGGACCGGTTCCCGGCCGGGACGCGCATCCGGGTGCCGATGGGCGGCGCCGCCTTTCCCGACCCGGTGTTCCTGCCGACGCCGCGCTCGATGGTGGAGCGGACCTACAACGTGGTGCACTGGAGCGAGATGCCGGCCGGCGGCCACTTCGCGGCGCTGGAACAGCCGGGCCTCCTGCTGGCCGACCTGCGCGCCTTCGTGGATACGGTGGCGGGCCTTGGCCGCTGACGACCAAGGGGCATGGGGTCAGGACAGGAGGGCGCCACCCAGCAGCAGCAGGCCGAAGCCGGTGACCAGGGCAGCGCCGGTCAGGTCCAGGGCCCGTTCGGCCCGCAGGCTTCCTTCGGAACGCCCGACCAGCAGCCGGTTCAGGCCGATGGCGCCCAGGCCCAGCAGGGTCATGGTCAGGGTCATGCCGAGTGCGATCGCCGCGACCAGCAGGTAGCCGGCCCACAGCACGCCGTGGGCGAGCGCGAAGCTTAAGATCAGGATCGAGCCGGTGCACGGCACCAGGCCCACCGCGGCGGCCAGCCAGCCGTTCTCCCGCGGGCTCACCGGCGGGGCCGGGCGGGGGGCGGTGCTTGTTCTGGCCAGGTGGGCCTGGACCAGGGAGGTGCCGGGGTTGACGGGCCAGGATGGCGGGGGCGGGCGCAGGCGGCGCAAGGCCTGGACCAGCATCCACATCCCGGTCGCGGTCAGGACGGCATAGGCGACGATCCGGATCGCCGGCAGTTCCACCGGCACGCCGCCGAAGGTGCGCCGCAGCAGGAAGTCGGCAAAGCCCACCACCACGACCGCGGAGACGACATGCATGGTGCCGATCCGGGCGGCCATCAGGAAGCCGTACCAGGGCCGGGCGTTGCGGGTGGCGAAGTAGCTGGTGATCACCAGCTTGCCGTGGCCCGGCCCGATCGCGTGGACCGCGCCGTACAGGAAGGCCAGCACCATGCCGCCCAGCAAAGGCACCAGCGAGCCGCCTTCCTTGAGGTCGCGCATGCCGGCCGCGACCTGGCTGTTCACGTCGCGCTGGAAGGTGAACCAGGCTGTCACCAGCCCTGGCCCCAGCGACTGCCAGAGCAGGACGGCGACGCCGAACAGGACGGCCAGACCGGCCGCGATCAGGACGAGGCGCATGTCAGCCGGATCACCGGGGGATGGAACAGGCCGCCCAGCAGGTCGATGTCCGAATCGACGCCGAGCTCGGTCTTGCAGGCGGAGCTGCCTTCCACGGCCGCCGCCTCCGGCCCGGTCAGGCCGATGTCGACGTAGAAGGTCTCCTCGTAGAGCGCCAGGCGGATCCCGTCGCCGAGCGGCACCGGCTCGGGCAGCGGCAGCGCGAAACGGTAGGTGACCAGGCGGCTGTCCGGCTCGATGGCGGCGGCAAAGCCGGTCACCGTTTGCAGCGGGATGCGCTGCTCGCCCACCCGCAGGTCGCTCAAGTAGTCGGTCTCCGCCAGCAGCGAGAAGGCCTCGTCCTGCAGCCTGGCGGTTTCTTCTGGCGAGAAGCGGCCATCGCCGTCCTGGTCATATTCCCCGGCCAGGAAGTCGCTGAACAGCTCGTCGAAGCGCCAGGTATGCCGGATCTCGTGCAGCCGGTTTTCCGGCGCCGCGAAGGTGACGTCGGCGGTGATCCAGACATGCGGGTGCGCCTGCGCCGGGTCGCCCGCCAGGACGACGGGCAGCGCCAGGGCCAGCGCCGCGGCCAGGCGGCACGGGTGGTGGCAACCGCGGGGAGGAGGGATGCTGGTCATGTCGCCCGATCCGAAGTGTTGCCGGCACCGTCGGGCCCAAAGCTAGCATCCCTCCGTGCGGGGTGGCGATGCCGGGGCTTCAGTCGTGGTCGTGCGTCTCGCCGGCGCCGCCCACGGCCACGATGTTGAAGGGCATGCCGTCCACGGCGATCTCGCCCGCCTTGGCGAAGCTCTCCGCGTCCACCAGGTGCAGCCGGGCGTTCAGCGGGTCGGTGACCACCACCTGGTCGCCGGCGACGGCGACGCGCGGCCGCGGGTCGCTCCAGTGCCCGTCCATGGAATAGGGATCGGTCACGGTCAGCGACTGGGCAATCTCGGCCTTCAGCACGTCGATCTTGTGCAGCTGGCCGTCCTCGGTGACCACATAGGCGAAGCGCGGGCGGATCGGATCGGTGGCGAAATGGACCCGGCGGGTCGGCAGCTGCACGAGCTGGAAGCCCTGCTCGCCCGCGGACGGATCGACCACCAGGATGCGGTCGGGACCGTAATTGCCGAGGAAGTACTGCAGGCCCTTGCCGCCGATCAGGGTGGTGGCGTGGCCTTCGGGCAGGGAGGCCGGGTAGGGGAGGTGCTGGATCTGCGGGGCGCCGCTCTCCTGGCTGATCAGCAGGAGGCCGGTCTCGCAGGCCAGCGCGTACAGGGCGCCGGAGCCGGCGGAGCCGTGAAGGTCGGGGCAGGCCACGTCCTCGCCGACCTGGTTGCCTGCAAAGTCCACGACCCGCGCGCCGACCGGCAGCTCGGAGGGATCCTGCGGGTGCGGGATCGTGACCACCGCGTGGTTCTGGTAGGGCACCGCGACGCCATGGTGGGGCGCGCCGATGCCGGCGGTGCGGACCTCGGCGTTGCCGTCCAGGACCGCCTGCTCGGAGGTGAAGCGCGCCTGGTCCTCGCCGTCGAACCACTGGGCGATCTGGCCTTGCTGCTCCACGAAATGGGCGGGCTTGGCGCCGGCCAGCTTCATGTCGAGCAGGCGGGCTTCCTCGACCTCGATGTCGCCATGGTCGCCATGGTCGTGGAAGCTGATCCCGGTCGAGATCGCCGACACCGCGCCGGCCTTGCCCTGGATGGCGAACACGGTCTGGCCGGATCCGGTGCGGTAGAGCGAGGCCGGCCCGTCGATGTCGAACCGGCCGAGCTGCTGCTGGCCGATCGCGTCGATCACCGTCACCTGCGGTGCTCCGTGATCCGACACGAAGAGGCGCCAGGCGGCGACCTCCTCGGCATGGGCCGCGCCCGCCGCAAGCGACATGGACAAGGCGATGGCCGTGGCGGAGGCCAGGCTGGCCTTCATGGGAATCTCCTGGGTGATGGTCTGGGTGAACGGGGGGAGCTGGCGGGGGCTCAGCTTCCGAGGATGGCGCCGCGGATGGTCGTCATGTTGTGCCGCATCATCTCGACATAGGTGGCGGCCGGGCCGTCCGGGCCGGACAGCGCGTCGGAATAAAGCTCGCCGCCGATGGCGAGGCCGGTTTCCGCGGCAATCCGCTCGATCAGCTTCGCGTTGGTGACGTTCTCCACGAAGATCGCCGAAGCCTGGTCCTGGCGGATCTGCTCGATCAGCGCCGCGACCTCGGCCGCGGAAGCCTCGGAGCTGGTGGAGATCCCGTTGGGCGCCAGGAAGGCGAGCCCGTAGGCCTCGCCGAAATAGCGGAAGGCGTCGTGGGAGGTGATGATGGTGCGCCGGTCGGCCGGGACCGCCGCAAGCCCCGCCCGGATCTCCGCGTCCAGCGCTGCCAGCCGTTCGCCATAGGCGCGGGCATTGGCCCTATAGCCGTCGCAGCCGGCCGCATCGGCCGCGCAGAAGGCGTCCGCGATGTTGGCCACGTAGACCAGGGCATTGGGCACCGACTGCCAGGCATGGGGATCGTAATCCCCATGGTGATGGTGGCCGTGCTCGTCGCCATGGCCGTGGCCGTCGTCCTCGGGATCGCGGAGCAGGTCGCTGTTCTGGGTCAGCTCGACCACCGGCGCCTGCGTGCCGCTCGCGGCGACCAGGCGCTGCAGGAAGCCCTCGAACTGGAGGCCGTTGACCAGCACCAGGTCGGCGTCGCCGACGGCGATGGCGTCGGCCGGGGTCGGCTCATAGACATGGGCGTCGCCGTTGGGGCCCACCAGCGAAACCACCGCGACCCGGTCGCCGCCGACCTGCTTCGCGAAGTCGGCGATGATCGAGAAGCTGGCCACCGCGTCGAGCTGCGGCTCGGCGGCCGGGGCCGGGTGGCTGGTGGTGGCCAGAACAGCAAGCGCGGCCAGGCTGAACAGATGCCGGCGCATCATCATGGTCAGGGAACTCCGGGATCGAAGGAGGTGGGGACGGGCGGGGGCGCCCGGGAGCTAGCTGCAGACCAGGCGCCGGGGGCGGGGCGGCGGATCGGCCTGGGTCGGCGGGCGGGTGGTGGCGAGCTGGCCGTGGTCGGCGCAGCTCCGGCAGGCACCTTCGACCTCGACCACGCTGCTCTGGACCTGGAAGCCGGAAGCCCGGGCCTCGCCCGCGAGCTGCGCATCCAGCCGCGGCGACAGCTTTTCCTCCACCGCGTCGCAGATCCCGCAGATCAGGAACAGGCGGGCCCCGGCGATGCCCGGATGGCGGGTCGCGAGATAGCAGTCCCGGCGCTCCACCCGCACCACCAGCCCCTGTCCGGTCAGCCGGCCGAGCGCCCGGTAAAGGCTGTGCGGCGAGATCCGCCGCTCCAGCTTCGCCGACAGCATCTGCAGCAGGGCATAGGCGCCGACCGGGCGGCCGGCCTGGCGCAGGAGCTCCAGGAGGGTGGCGGGCAGGGCAGCGGCCGGAAGCCTGCGCCGGTCGCGCGTCGCCGAGCGCAGGGTCATGCGGCCGCGCGCTCCCAGCTGGGGAACGGGTCGGCCAGGTGGCTGTAGTGGGCGGGGTCGAAGCCGGACCCGTCCTCCTGGCCGACCAGGCAGTCGTCCAGGGCGGCGCTGATCGCGGCCCGGTCCAGGTCCTGGCCGATGAACACCAG
Proteins encoded in this region:
- a CDS encoding nickel/cobalt transporter produces the protein MRLVLIAAGLAVLFGVAVLLWQSLGPGLVTAWFTFQRDVNSQVAAGMRDLKEGGSLVPLLGGMVLAFLYGAVHAIGPGHGKLVITSYFATRNARPWYGFLMAARIGTMHVVSAVVVVGFADFLLRRTFGGVPVELPAIRIVAYAVLTATGMWMLVQALRRLRPPPPSWPVNPGTSLVQAHLARTSTAPRPAPPVSPRENGWLAAAVGLVPCTGSILILSFALAHGVLWAGYLLVAAIALGMTLTMTLLGLGAIGLNRLLVGRSEGSLRAERALDLTGAALVTGFGLLLLGGALLS
- the cmk gene encoding (d)CMP kinase; amino-acid sequence: MSHLVIAVDGPAASGKSTLARRLAGHFGLQYLDTGLLYRALARKLLDAGADLGDAARASAMAGTVGVADTERSDLRAEEVGNGASKVAAYPDVRAALLLAQRRFAATPPGAVLAGRDIGTVVCPDATVKLWVTATVEERAFRRHAELLRRGENASFPSVLEEMRERDRRDGCRAVAPMVVAPDARVLDNTDMDPETAFRAAVAMVDEARALCG
- a CDS encoding Fur family transcriptional regulator, producing MTLRSATRDRRRLPAAALPATLLELLRQAGRPVGAYALLQMLSAKLERRISPHSLYRALGRLTGQGLVVRVERRDCYLATRHPGIAGARLFLICGICDAVEEKLSPRLDAQLAGEARASGFQVQSSVVEVEGACRSCADHGQLATTRPPTQADPPPRPRRLVCS
- a CDS encoding DUF1007 family protein, coding for MTSIPPPRGCHHPCRLAAALALALPVVLAGDPAQAHPHVWITADVTFAAPENRLHEIRHTWRFDELFSDFLAGEYDQDGDGRFSPEETARLQDEAFSLLAETDYLSDLRVGEQRIPLQTVTGFAAAIEPDSRLVTYRFALPLPEPVPLGDGIRLALYEETFYVDIGLTGPEAAAVEGSSACKTELGVDSDIDLLGGLFHPPVIRLTCASS
- the aztD gene encoding zinc metallochaperone AztD translates to MKASLASATAIALSMSLAAGAAHAEEVAAWRLFVSDHGAPQVTVIDAIGQQQLGRFDIDGPASLYRTGSGQTVFAIQGKAGAVSAISTGISFHDHGDHGDIEVEEARLLDMKLAGAKPAHFVEQQGQIAQWFDGEDQARFTSEQAVLDGNAEVRTAGIGAPHHGVAVPYQNHAVVTIPHPQDPSELPVGARVVDFAGNQVGEDVACPDLHGSAGSGALYALACETGLLLISQESGAPQIQHLPYPASLPEGHATTLIGGKGLQYFLGNYGPDRILVVDPSAGEQGFQLVQLPTRRVHFATDPIRPRFAYVVTEDGQLHKIDVLKAEIAQSLTVTDPYSMDGHWSDPRPRVAVAGDQVVVTDPLNARLHLVDAESFAKAGEIAVDGMPFNIVAVGGAGETHDHD
- a CDS encoding TIGR02300 family protein; this encodes MAKPEWGTKRICLNCGARFYDFNATEIACPSCGTPYDVETASRARKARPSRAAAIDDDEKKIVKKPAVVDDDADVADEAVDDDVVVEDDVEEEADVVVEADDDEEEDDPLIEDVEELGDEDDMSDVIEGGRDEDEETR
- a CDS encoding epoxide hydrolase family protein; translation: MAQPFVIDIPDQRLAAIMARVQAYDWSQLPDAGGWTAGVGIADLKRLVAYWCDHYDWRAAEARLNRLPQFLARIEGEPIHFIHVRGNGSKPPLLLLHGWPGSFIEFEQLLAPLAADGHDVIVPSLPGFAFSNPITRVTGPRRAAGLLHGLMAELFAGRRFIVQGGDWGAHIASWMAYLEPDALLGFHINMMTVYAEDVAPTTAEEKELIARRAAILDWETGYRLEQETRPQTLGVAMADSPVGAAGWILEKFGQWADLPKRADGSPDLWSRFSEEDLLTNIMLYLAPPAVVTSTWIYHGRRLEGSDRFPAGTRIRVPMGGAAFPDPVFLPTPRSMVERTYNVVHWSEMPAGGHFAALEQPGLLLADLRAFVDTVAGLGR
- the aroA gene encoding 3-phosphoshikimate 1-carboxyvinyltransferase — encoded protein: MQLRAARTGALEGTLRVPGDKSISHRSLMFSALAVGESRIEGLLEGEDVLATAHALQKLGVEIARTGEGAWSVHGVGVGGLAEPADVLDMGNAGTGARLMMGLLAGHPFTSIMTGDGSLRSRPMARVMAPLARMGAAFTGRSGQRLPAAITGTRDLLPLAYQSPVASAQVKSAILLAGLHAKGETTVTEPLASRDHTERMLAHMGAAVASETGPDGALTVRITGRPELRPSSFLVPSDPSSAAFPVAAAAVTPGSRVLVQGVCVNPLRTGLFITLREMGAVITEQNQRSVGGEVVADLLVEGGELRGVDVPEGRAPSMIDEYPVLSVVASLARGTTRMRGLAELRVKESDRLAVMAEGLAACGATVEVENDDLIVHGSGGSALAGGVTVDARLDHRIAMSFLVLGGLADQPVEVLGAEAILTSFPGFVPLMNGLGARITEVGA
- a CDS encoding metal ABC transporter solute-binding protein, Zn/Mn family; this translates as MRRHLFSLAALAVLATTSHPAPAAEPQLDAVASFSIIADFAKQVGGDRVAVVSLVGPNGDAHVYEPTPADAIAVGDADLVLVNGLQFEGFLQRLVAASGTQAPVVELTQNSDLLRDPEDDGHGHGDEHGHHHHGDYDPHAWQSVPNALVYVANIADAFCAADAAGCDGYRANARAYGERLAALDAEIRAGLAAVPADRRTIITSHDAFRYFGEAYGLAFLAPNGISTSSEASAAEVAALIEQIRQDQASAIFVENVTNAKLIERIAAETGLAIGGELYSDALSGPDGPAATYVEMMRHNMTTIRGAILGS